The following DNA comes from Pseudomonas marginalis.
GAAAATAATCCCTGCACTAAACAGCAGAATATTCAACGGCTGACCAGGAGCGATCGACTGAGAGAGGTCCTGCAGCCAGCCCATATTTTCAGACTGACCAAACCAGGTACCCAACGAAGCCGGAAACAGCAAAATGCTGCTCGCGAAAATTGCCGGAATAACACCGGCCATATTCACTTTCAGCGGCAAGTGGCTGGTCTGCGCAGCAAAAACCTTACGGCCCTGCTGACGCTTGGCGTAGTGAACAGCAATACGACGCTGGCCACGCTCAATGAACACCACAAAACCGATAATCGCTACTGCCAGCAAACCGATGGCAACCAGGGCAAAGATATTGATATCACCCTGACGCGCAGACTCGAAAGACTGCCCGATTGCTCTCGGAAGACCGGCGACGATACCTGCGAAAATCAACATCGAGATACCGTTACCAACACCACGCTCAGTAATCTGCTCACCCAGCCACATCATGAACATCGCACCAGCCACAAAAGTGGATACCGCGACGAAATGGAAGCCAAAGTCACCAGTGAACGCAACACCCTGCCCCGCCAGGCCAACGGACATGCCGATAGCCTGAACCAGGGCGAGGATGACAGTGCCGTAGCGGGTGTACTGGCTAATCTTGCGACGGCCAGCTTCACCTTCCTTCTTCAACTGCTCCAGCTGAGGGCTGACGGCGGTCATCAGTTGCATGATGATCGATGCCGAGATGTACGGCATGATCCCCAGTGCAAAAATGCTCATCCGTTCCAGCGCGCCGCCAGAAAACATGTTGAACAAGCTAAGAATGGTCCCCTCATTCTGTCGAAACAGGTCTGCGAGTCGGTCCGGGTTGATACCTGGAACCGGGATGTGTGCGCCTATTCGGTAGACGATAATCGCCAGGAACAGAAAACGCAGACGAGCCCAAAGTTCAGACATACCGCCTTTGCCGAGCGCTGAGAGAGCACCTTGCTTAGCCATTTATTCCTCGAACTTGCCGCCAGCTGCTTCGATAGCCGAACGCGCACCTTTGGTGGCGCCGATTCCCTTGCCGATAGTGACAGCGCGAGTCACTTCACCGGACAGCATGATTTTCACACGCTGTACGTTGACGTTGATCACGTTGGCATCTTTCAGGGTCTGCACAGTAACGATGTCGCCTTCCACTTTAGCCAGCTCGGACAGACGCACTTCTGCGCGGTCCATGGCCTTCAGGGAAACGAAGCCGAACTTAGGCAGGCGACGATGCAGCGGCTGTTGACCGCCTTCAAAGCCTGGAGCAATGGTGCCACCGGAGCGGGAGGTTTGACCTTTGTGGCCGCGGCCACCAGTCTTACCCAAACCGCTACCGATACCACGGCCCGGACGATGCTTTTCGCGACGGGAACCCGGCGCTGGACTCAGATCATTGAGTTTCATCGATTAACCCTCGACACGCAGCATGTAGTAAGCCTTGTTGATCATCCCGCGATTCTCGGGAGTATCCTGGACTTCTACAGTGTGACCGATGCGACGCAGACCCAAACCCTTAACGCACAATTTGTGGTTAGGGATGCGGCCGGTCATGCTTTTGATCAGCGTTACTTTAACGGTAGCCATGATCAGAAGATCTCCTTGACGCTTTTGCCACGCTTGGCGGCAATGGATTCAGGAGATTGCATAGCTTTCAAACCCTTGAAAGTGGCGTGAACCACGTTTACCGGGTTAGTCGAGCCATAGCACTTGGCCAGAACGTTCTGAACACCAGCAACCTCGAGGACAGCACGCATAGCGCCGCCAGCGATGATACCGGTACCTTCAGAAGCAGGCTGCATGTATACCTTCG
Coding sequences within:
- the secY gene encoding preprotein translocase subunit SecY; the protein is MAKQGALSALGKGGMSELWARLRFLFLAIIVYRIGAHIPVPGINPDRLADLFRQNEGTILSLFNMFSGGALERMSIFALGIMPYISASIIMQLMTAVSPQLEQLKKEGEAGRRKISQYTRYGTVILALVQAIGMSVGLAGQGVAFTGDFGFHFVAVSTFVAGAMFMMWLGEQITERGVGNGISMLIFAGIVAGLPRAIGQSFESARQGDINIFALVAIGLLAVAIIGFVVFIERGQRRIAVHYAKRQQGRKVFAAQTSHLPLKVNMAGVIPAIFASSILLFPASLGTWFGQSENMGWLQDLSQSIAPGQPLNILLFSAGIIFFCFFYTALMFNPKDVAENLKKSGAFIPGIRPGEQSARYIDGVLTRLTLFGALYMTAVCLLPQFLVVAANVPFYLGGTSLLIVVVVVMDFMSQVQSHLVSHQYESLMKKANLKGYGSGMLR
- the rplO gene encoding 50S ribosomal protein L15; translation: MKLNDLSPAPGSRREKHRPGRGIGSGLGKTGGRGHKGQTSRSGGTIAPGFEGGQQPLHRRLPKFGFVSLKAMDRAEVRLSELAKVEGDIVTVQTLKDANVINVNVQRVKIMLSGEVTRAVTIGKGIGATKGARSAIEAAGGKFEE
- the rpmD gene encoding 50S ribosomal protein L30, whose protein sequence is MATVKVTLIKSMTGRIPNHKLCVKGLGLRRIGHTVEVQDTPENRGMINKAYYMLRVEG